A genomic stretch from Cydia amplana chromosome 1, ilCydAmpl1.1, whole genome shotgun sequence includes:
- the LOC134652824 gene encoding pseudouridine-5'-phosphatase-like, which produces MCQPVSHVLFDMDGLILNTEELYTIGFEKVASRYGKTFTFELKCQIMGQQSREFAASIIQGLDLPLTVEEFLDETRAIFSELFPVCKIMPGVEKLIRHLHKNKIPIGLATSSSKETYDLKTQKHHAFFDLLTYKTWGSSDPQVKLGKPHPDIFLVAANRFPNKPEPEKCLVFEDSLNGVRAARAAGMQVVMVPDPRLDRALAREAGATLTLDSVEDFIPELFSLPPYNG; this is translated from the exons acACAGAAGAATTATACACAATAGGGTTTGAAAAAGTTGCGTCTCGGTATGGAAAAACGTTCACATTTGAGCTGAAGTGCCAGATAATGGGCCAACAGAGCAGGGAGTTTGCAGCGTCCATTATTCAGGGGCTTGACTTACCACTAACGGTAGAAGAGTTCTTGGACGAGACACGGGCTATCTTTAGTGAGCTGTTCCCTGTCTGTAAGATAATGCCTG GAGTCGAAAAACTCATTCGtcatttacacaaaaataaaattccCATTGGATTGGCTACAAGCAGTAGCAAAGAAACATACGATCTAAAAACGCAAaagcatcatgctttctttgaTTTGCTGACGTACAAAACATGGGGTTCGTCCGATCCCCAAGTCAAGTTGGGCAAACCACATCCAGATATATTTTTAGTGGCAGCAAATAGGTTTCCTAATAAGCCTGAACCAGAAAAG TGCCTAGTGTTTGAGGACTCTCTCAACGGCGTGAGAGCAGCGCGCGCGGCCGGCATGCAGGTGGTGATGGTGCCCGACCCGCGGTTAGATCGAGCGCTGGCCAGAGAGGCTGGCGCCACCCTTACGCTGGACTCCGTGGAGGACTTCATACCTGAACTATTTAGTTTGCCACCATACAATGGCTAG